The following nucleotide sequence is from Oryzias melastigma strain HK-1 linkage group LG3, ASM292280v2, whole genome shotgun sequence.
catatatttttactgtttattaaaaatcaaaaacagaagcaTGTTAGTGCATCACTAACCTTTGTAGAATCCTTAGAGACTGCTTTGAATTGTTTCCATTTAGTAATTTTCCTCACAGGTCTTATataaacaggattttatttgttaataaacaataaaacatatgtGTTTCTTCTGTCTCGTTGCTATTTTTAGAGATGATTTATGGTGTCTTCATTTATTCGTGTTTGGGTCGTACCTGTTGAAACAGGTACTACATGATCATAGTGTTTTATCTGCTCGATCATAGTATTTTGTCTGCATTCAACCGGTTTGTCTTTAACTGTTGACTTGGAACCTGTGAATCAAAAATCTTCAGACttgtttactctttttttcaacTTGGGTTGGGTTTGTTATTGAGCATTCCCAGCTGTTGCACTGAACTCTTACACAACCCAATCTGAAGAGTGCCAAAAGTAGAGGACCACCGTGAGAGGGCTCTCCCTGCCTGAACATCCAGAGCCTCCTTGTAAGTCTtgattttctcctgtttctgttggTGCTGCTGAGCGTTGTGGAGAGCTGTCCTACAAACAAGCACAGGCCTTGTAACAAGCCCAGTGTTACAATAGCTGCTCTGATCCAATGTTTTAGAACCCCCTAGATACTCACTCTTGGGTCAGCTGGACCTGGGCGAGACACTCAGCGAGGAAGATGTTCTGCCGGTCCAGAGCCTCCTGCTTCTGTCTCCTCTCTATCTGACTCTGAAGATCACTCCTGTAGTGATGCTGCTGAATCCACTTGGGTGGTGTGAGCCGCCGAGTCAGGAAGAGGAATGCTCTCTGAGCATGAccaaaaagagaaacaacagGCCACCGGGTTTGCAGAAATTAAGGTCCTACTCCAatcattttgtttcaaatccttcccagtgttcttttcattatgattatacaATTGTTAACCAAAATCAAACCTGTGtcactttctaggacatagtttctgcaggagtttatcagagattcctctctgagttgtgagcagaACTGCTGCCGCAGAGTAAGCCTttcctgacttcccatcatccctttgtttacagtaTTTCTAGCTAGCTAATAGCTTCTTAAAACCTCAATCTAACATTATGGGTGCAACAAAACTGGCAAACAATATCGCAACGATCCAGTCGTgaagttttaagccagatgccagctcggacgaggaaaacaaagacatacatggatctatttgtctgcaagtggatgcatgtgatggagcagagcagggagcttctaGCTTGACCTTGTAGTTTCTACGTCACAGCTATAGACTTTttccaatgacatttttttgtttgctcctgattcacaacaatatgaataaatgaatactcagaaatgccattttaagcagaattttctgtttaaatgtccctcattatcagaaaaatgtaacaagaacaagttaaacactattttaattgaagtggatctttaacacTTGCACGATTCTTACAATTTGAACTTCAACCCTCTTTATAACCCGATATCAAGTCTTCATTTTTAGCCCCCGGCAGCATTTTCCCTTCTGAACAGTACTATtgtgaatgaaataaagaagCAGTCATCACTGCTAAACTACAAACCACTTCACTTCAGAAACTCTTCACTCTGACTATGTGTATAACCAGCATCGTATACGTCAACCAGCTGCATCAGCCGCAGGAAAATATACTGCTGACACAAAACAAATCCTCGATTCTTTCTGCTTCTGATGACACAGATGGAAAATGAAGCTGACAACATTACGTTCAGCAGAAGTCCGTCACAAAAAGAGGACGTGACCACTGAGCTTCCCTGAAACTTTCACAGAATTCTCTTCCTCTGAAAGGAAGCTTCCTCAGAGTGATGAGACTAAAGCCACATTTCAACCGCTGTTGCCAAGTTTACTGTGTGTGTTGTGGAATCAGAGTTCAAAATGAAAAGGTTACGGcttttttgtgtaactttgcACTCACGGGGAGGACAGGAAGACTCgtcttctgcttcttctctgaCGTTCTCAGGTTCAGGGCGGCTGTCTGCTTTGCACGCTCGCGTTGCTCAGCCAGCTTCGCCTGCAAACGAAacgcaaacaaaaacaatgttgaTAATAAACTCTACTTTGTTGAATATAAAGCGTcaaccaaaaatctaaataaaataaatcaaagctaTCTTCATCAATAATTAGTTTGTAATTAATCCATATTACAGAGTCggtttttattcagtttaagaaaaatcttgtacacaaagaaagacatttttgttttgtaattgaAGATATTTCATGTACTCTCAAACTTTTGtgcttacatttattttgttgtgttatgtttcttttaaatgattCCACTTCAAAGTGGGACTAGCAGCAGACAAAAGTATGTTGTTTGCATACATTAAAAACTTAATCAAATTTATGAAATTTGATCCGACAGCTGTCAAAAATCATTAACACTTGGAGTCTGTTGGTCTTGTGGATCAacaatttatgtatttatcaattgtattttgtttttgtaattcattttatattatttacataataataataatttaaaaaagaaaagtaaaaaaaataaataaataaaaaatcttcttACCTCAGACTGAAAGCAGGGCTTGTGTCGCTTTCAATTAAAATTACCAACAATTTTGCTAGTTAATGAggcagaaattaaagaaaaaatatttttatggttgagaatctgCATTTTGGGATCACTTATTTCTGTTCACTGGACCGGAAGTAGTCAGACTGTATGATCATGTTCTAGCTTTACCGTAGTCCCTGACAGCCGACAGCGCGTCAGAAGAGTTTCATTTCAGGGcccaaataaatcaaaggtCCAGGCGTTTTGTCCGATTGTGGACCGGTCCTCGAGACGAGACTGGTGTTGATACCCTAACCTTGACCTGGTACCACagagtttctgtggtggcccccacctgtgtttgcccacattgacttaagtggacaCAGTGGGTTGGTTAGGGTACCGGCGAGGAAGCAGACCTGGAAGGTGGGCAaaccgtgatttaatgggaacagccagcacattaAAACTTGATGAGTTGGttacacccaaaacatcaagtTTTGACGCGAAGGGTCCTTTAACCGTGTgccaatatgtgacaacttgggaatacGCCACATCACTTCACTGTTATGTAATAGAAGCAATAACTATCATGCattctgcattttttccatttccgaCCCAACAAGCCAGCTGCCTAAGGCAGAATCTGGACTCACTGTGGAACATAGATCAAGTACATGTGCTGCAGATGAGTCAGTGAAGAACAGTCATGGCAGGACCCCTTTGCTGCAAAAGTACATTCACCTGTTCCATCCTACAAGTATGAATTAGCATAGAAATTGTATTTCCTCTCATTAaacattatttatgttttttataaccattggaataaagtttaaaataaatttaagaaCACTAAAACTGTATACTGATAGAATATGGATTCATTGACATGGTTTGAAtcaatagatttaaaaaaaacacaaataaagcaaatttttGGCTTATGCTGCCGAGTAAATGAAGCTTCAAGAAGCTTAAGGGATAACCAAaccataaatcaacttttttttatcggatatttacattttaaatccttCCATCGCACAAAATCCATCAGATAGTTCACATGCTTCAGGGATCAGGGAACCCACCAGCCAATGGGCAGCTTGTCTGATGGGACACTCATGCTGGTTTaatcagttgaaaataaaataattcttgGACAATTATTACCTTTCAAAGTGAggttttcataatatttttaattttctacaaATACTAAAGTTTTGTGGCGATTCTTGATTCCGTGAATAGACTCACCGCCTCCTGCACCATGTCCTGCTCCTCTTTCCTGTGTCGATGAAGCAGTAGGAGTTTTTCTTGCGCTCTCTCCTGCGCCTCCTGCTGCTCCCTCAGGTAAACAGGAGTATTTCTCTGGGCGCGCTGGATGCACAGGTGGCACAGCTCCTTACACACAGAGGAGTGAGCACTGACTGTCAGctggtgtgtttttttacgCTCTTCTCTCATCAGTTTAGAAATATTCTTTATCAATATTTATCTCTCAATATCCCATAGATTAAACAGTCTACATGCtccaaaaatgaaacttaaaccACACACTCACCTGTCCAGCATGGGTGTGACTGGAAGGGTGCACCTTCAAAAGATGTTCCCCAATATTAAGAGGCTTCTGATGTATTGGGTCTGTTGGAATGTGTCTGAAAGTAGAACCAAATAGTTTATTGGAAAATGCACTATAAATGTATGTTATTCTGTGCCTTCAAATTCTCGTAGAATAGATTAGCAGCTGTTAGGACTCtgtgcttaaagacccactctgatgaaaattgtgttttaggtgtttCAAACAAGTTCTTGTGGCGTTGTtctaatggaggacatttacagttgcaagaaaaagtatgtGAATCCTTTGGGATTACTTGGGTTTCTGcatgaatttgtcaaaaaatatcttttgaaCTTCATCTAAATCACATCACACGATAAACATAGTTTGCCTAAACtaatacaacacaaaaaatgtgaatttttgtgtttttaatttaacaaaacgTATAAAGTGCAGGATGGAagaaatatgtgaacccttggATTTAATAACTGGTTGATCCTCCTTTGGCAGCATGACTTCAACCGAGTTGAAGTTGTAGCTAGTAcaagcagatggatgatgggaaatggaggcggGCTTACTACGTTCAAACAGTTCTGCTTGGAGACAAATTTTTTGGCAATCTACtagtttctctgcagaaactgtgttttagaaaaaaaacagtttttcaaaaatattttggcttaaaacgaCGTGCAGTAATCATGATGAaactggaaatgctttgaaaatagatggaaAGATGAATGGAGTGGGATTTTCATTATTCCTATAATGACCTTGAAAAGTATCTAGTTTATATCTGTGCATATTTTCAAAAGTAGATTTAAAAgaaggaaatctaaaaattgacatttaaaaaaaaatccaacaagtGAATTAGAATGTAACCCTCCCTACTGGAATTAGAGGTAACACCCTGTGGTAAAAAGAATCTGCGGTCAACACAGATTGCAGGTGTGTGCTTGTTTCAGCTCTGCAAGAAGTTTGCAACTCTGAGAGGTGTTGGAGGTGAAGACAAGAAAGAATCTCTCCATCTGCTGGCTGTGCATCATTGATGCAGCTGCATGACAGTGGGTGACCCTCGCTAAGCGATCAACTTCCACTGACTCATCAACCTGCACACAGCAGCTCAATGCTGTGCAAACTGAGCCGCCCTGTGCTGCGCTTTGTGTGTGCTCATCTGTCCACATGGTTTTGTCCCCCTGTGTGCTGGGTACTTGTTCATGGCCTCCATCAGGGGGTTAGGGTTCAGTTCCTCAGTCATGGTGACAGCTTTCAGCTTGGCAGGCTGCAGTGTCTGATGGGATTTGGACTCTTTCTGATGGGCAACCTCtgcagagacacacaaaacTCTGAGTGGGTAGACACAACTGACTCTCACTCTTCACTACACTGACAGTGTGACATTACGAGCATTTATTGGAGATCCAGAAAGCTGAAAAATATTGGGATAGTTAGGGAAGAACTGAAACCACACACTAAAAACCCAGAAAAGTGTCCATTTGTTTTCTGCAAATATTCAATAATCTTTACCAGAAGATTATAAAGGGTTTTGCGTGTTTGTGTAACGTGAGCACAAGCTTCTGTTGGGGCAACCAGTTAATCCTCACAGTTAACAACATTTAAAGTGTGCCTTCCCAGCCCCGAGGGTTCAGAACTAGCAGCCTGTTTTTAACCCTCTCTGTCCTACTTGATCAAGTTCTTTCTGTCATTTGGACTCTGGATTCAACCACTAATCAACAGTGAGTAATggccaaaacaaaaagatggatggtaaattaaaaaaaaaaagtgggtcaGACAGCTTCGCTTTATTGCAGAGTATCTCTAAAACCTGAAGGGTTATCTatttagtaaaaacattttttaccttttgcaTTCCTCCTCTGGTCTGTTTTTGCTGATAAGCTGCCTCTGTCTTTGCCAATAGCTTTGCCTTTGTGAGAAAGTGACACATTCAGCTGGAGGACAGAGTTTTTTAGCTGTGGCTTGTTAGGGATTGAAGAAACCTTGCTGTCTGCtctctaaaaaatacaaatgacaaGGTAAATACAtgtgatttgtttaaaataaaacacacaaacagtgtCACTCACCAAGTTCAAGCCAGTCTGAAGCCTCACAGTTCTACTCGTAGCATTAAGAAAATCTCTGTTGAACTTCATCTGGACCTTTATGTGAACACAAGCAAACCAATAATGATGATGTGTTAAACAATCTGAGAAAAGAAGGCAACTTGAGCAGAAGAGACACCttgttattattaaaagacAGAATTCCAACTCCTTTGAAGGGAAGAGACACGTGTTTCTGAGAGGCCAAAGCTCCGTAGAGCAGCTCCAGCGTTTCTCTAAAGCATCCCTCCACAACTTCACGGCTGAATGGAGAGTCCTGGGACACGGCTGCAAAGTTCAGCTGCACCACAGGCAGGTGTGTTGCTGCAAATGACACAAAGAAATTCAGTTCTTCTGATTTATAGCACATAAAAAGCATTAACAGatatgttatttttcttgttaaaaaaaaggtttttcatttatttattatttttgtttcatatgaaatactttttagattttattaaattctaTCAACACTAAATACTGTTATTCTAGAAGAGCAGTATAAACTATAGTTAAATCTTCTGTCATCGACACAAGTTTACAGACATGGCTTTAAAGGAATTGTTGAAATTAATTATGATCTTCAAGAGTTAAGTCAAAGTAAACATTAAAGTGAtcccacacatttttttcaaatgagaaATTTAGCTGAATTCTACTTTGCTGACtgatcaattaattgatttatattcccatggaaaaaaaaaacaatccgattgatctgtctgagatAAGTGGCTGATTGAATTGAATCAACCTTTACCATTaaggaataaattaaaaattaaataaatcacttATCGATACCATTCAGATTGACGCACagtaggttttttttataacttaaaaacggccatcacagtggacaacatGTGAAGGCAGCAGAAAatcatcaatccatcattacagtctaaTGTAACACTTTGAATTCattcaaagtcatgtgaccgaCAGTGTGGTAAAATTGTCTAATAATAtttcatttgtattattttgattagGAAAAGCaacaactttatgaaactaaaatatgaatgaatttaacacaaattcttgttaacttgtttgtttgtacacataattaatttacacttggttatcttgtaagaaatacaaggaatctggaaaacttcaccaaaaacatttggttaaagatgttctggatcaattttaggtcagtgaatcggatcaaaATGATCCAAGATCAACTGTGGATTGGATCAACAACTACTAAGTGATATGAATCGAATCTTTGTtgaaatgaatcgttacaccccgGCTAAATAATTATCAACTCAGAGATGGAATTTGAGACTGAGTACAAAGCTAAAAATAAGCCTATTCAACCTTTGCAGAGacacaaaacaagaacattgTAGATATCtgataaaaggataaaaacacatcacatgCAGATGTTTCTTCGCATTTATGCAATAAATGGTCTTAATGGTTGCATCAATTTTCCAGTATTAAAGTAGAGACTATAGTATCTGTTAGCTGTCCATGCTTGCATTATTCCTGCTGCACTCACCTGCAGCCAGTGGAGCATCCTGCTTTAAACCAAGACATCCAGCCAGTTTCCCAGCAACGATGAAGATGGGTTGTTGGTTTCTGATGAACTTGTGTCCAATGTCCAGGTTCTGCTGAGAGAACGTGAAGGTTCCTAGTCCCGGCAAGTGGACCCCCTATTACAGgagaatcaatcaatcaatcaatcaatcattacTATGGAATattattggatggatggatggatttactTTCTGTAAAGTCATCTGACGTTCAATGTAGAACGATATGGCGCCCCACACAAATTCaaaatctgaaaagaaaaagcactgtcgtaaattattttcttaaacatgCGGTCACactcttaataaaaataaaccttttttggAAAGTTGGGAGAGAAAACGCGATCCTCGTGTGTCCTCTTCCTTCAGCAGGCCGATTATATCCATCATCTCCAGCAGATAAAAGCCTATTAGAAGATGGACAGACAGTCTTGCTCTGCTCCGATGACTCCCTGAGGAACTTGTGGCGCGCGCTCGGAACCGCGCGGACAAATAGCGCGCACGTGACTGAGAAGCGCACTTGTAATGCTGTGACTATCNNNNNNNNNNNNNNNNNNNNNNNNNNNNNNNNNNNNNNNNNNNNNNNNNNNNNNNNNNNNNNNNNNNNNNNNNNNNNNNNNNNNNNNNNNNNNNNNNNNNNNNNNNNNNNNNNNNNNNACGCGCTCTGGAGCGAAGGGCGAGCAGGTCGGAAGAAGCGGaatcaaaagtaaaagcagtCTGGAGTTAGTCATGTCCATAAACGTTAGCCAGCCCGATTAGAAAGACGTTAAAGTGGTTCCTCCTGCTCTGGTTCTCACTGTTCTGCTCTGTGTGTGACAGCAAAGATGGTGAAGGTCCACCTGACTCCTCTGTTTCTTCTAACTATTCTCTCAGGTAAGAAACACtggaatataaaataaaattaaaaaggtcAGTCCATATTATTAAGTTATTATTtcataatgttatttttttcttggaggAATTTGccattaagtcatttttatttaattttattttgaaatcaagaaATAGAgataaacttttctttgtttacatcaaGCTTTCAGGGCAAGTTAATGTTATcaataatattgtaaaaatatttttactatctttaaatgtttcagacattaaaattttaggtatttaaaaaagtatacttttaagtttggggtttttttgtatcagttttgtttcaaatatattaattgttttattcatgGAATCTGTcgtaaaaaggaaaatatctgtttttataGCTCATGATTCACTATCAGTGTCTGCatgtgtttattctttttctgtACACAAATTCCTGTGAGACAATGATAGCTGAGTAATCTTAACTGTactctgcaaataaaaaaatgtctctataattttttattttattgttttacagtttttatttttatactccCAACCAAATTATTTAATTAGCCAAATTTTAAGTATATGGAGCGGTTCCatgttagaaataaaacatatatatagataatgtatctgcagaaaaatatatattttaaaacatactGCAAATTTCGCAATCAGCAAGAAAAATGTGACCACACCGCCTGTAATCACAGGACAACCATGCACACAGAAtaataaaggggaaaaataattgtaatcATGCTGATCATGTTCCTCTAATTGTTTCACAATTCTTGAAAGACATTTGATGCTGCAGAAAAGTGAACAAATGTGAGGGGTTTACCGAagagaaaagatttttttagtggatctcttttttctgctcaaattctaattaaattattattttttattcaaggaGATCAATATTGCAaattctttgttaaaaaatccTCACcattaatagatttttaaaaatatttaagaaaaaaaacacgtctGTTTGCCATTAATATATTAGTACAAActcattttgtttgtatttcacTTTAAGACTGTGACTCCGGTTTACAGGTGTGGAGTTGTTGAGGCCCAAAGTTTTATATGTGAGAGAGGGGGAGATGGTGGTGCTGCACTGTCACCTGGAAGCTGATGATTCTGGCCTGTTCTGGACCATCCCCAGTGGTCAGAGGATGAACCAGACCAGTGACACGTCAACATCAGCTGATCAAAGTCAGATGAGTGTTCTGATTCATGGACAGAGCCTCGTTGTTCTTCAAACTTCTATGAGCCATCACGGCAATTACTCGTGCTCTTTGGGGTAAGGTaatgcaccggtaatgttaggtttgagttgtgagaggctgtaagctagctggagactCATATTCtgatttctgatgaactcctgcaagTTCATgcaaactatgtcctagaaaacagtacagttgtttttattttggctagaaactgcataatcataatggCAAGAtaactggaaacacttttaaatatacagaatacataataataaatatacaatATATTAGAATTTTTAAGTAagtaaagttaaacttttttttttctttgttccgTCTGTCTCTTCTCCAGGAACGCCAGCAGCCAAATCTGGTTCAGACTAACTGTGTACACTGCACAGTCCAGCGAGTATAAAGAGAAGAACCAGTATCCTGCGACTTGCTTCACACAGGAACCTTGCACGTTGTACTGCCCTGCTGCTAACATCCCATGCACAAACATATCTGGGATCAGCAGTAGGGGTATAACATGGAGTAAGGTAACCAAAAGCATCAAGAATTGAAATGAGATGTGAGGAATCTGGTTGAAACAAATCCTGCATGTTGCAGGAAGGAGAAACTTCACTCAGTCAGAGTCACTTCCCGAGTGTGCAGCAGAATGACAGCGGCGTGTACACCTGCAACAGGTCATACACGTATAAAGGTCAGACTTACTACAAGACCTTCGCAGTGGTGCTTAATGTCCAAACAAATGGTAAGAAAACCACATTTCTAGCTTATCATTATCCCTTTTTTACTGGGTCTTTTTGACGTAACCTCTTAAATCTGACAGAACAGCTGGGAGAGTCGATGATTCTTTCACCCAAACAAAACCAGGAGTTCCAGGTGGATCTCGGTGAGCTCTGTTCTgtatgaactttattttgaaattcagtgaaaattgattttcttgTAAATCATTCTCTAGGTTCTACGGTGGTGATTGATTGCAAAGCTGTCGTGACTTCAGAAGCCGATGAAGTGTTCTGGCTGAGCGGCACGTCGTTTGTTGAAAAGGACGACAGCCTTCCAGTCTTCTATAATTATTCTTGGTTAATATTTCTGATAAGAATTTGATTCTGCATCATATCATTGTACTTAAAAAGAACCCTGACATGACAGCAAGTATTTCTTtcctttactttcatttttaggGAACAAGGAGCCAAAGACATAGAGACGACAGCATCTCTCATCTTCAAGAAGGTGTCAGAGGATGATCTTTTGAGGAATTACACCTGCAAACTGCAGTCTGACCATCAGAGCTCAACCTTCGTCACCATCGTTCTGACTCCTAAAGGTGGGGCTGTTGGGTTTGTGTTTGGAGGTTTTGCTGCGATTATCTCCGGTAAATCTTTCTACTGTTTTTCCTTCAGCCCGTGACCTCTCCGTCATCATCTGCATCGTGGGGATCATAGttgttgttcttgttgcatctgcagtttttaagtttagaatTGATCTTGCACTCTTCCTGCGAGACACCCTCGGTTGCTATGGCACACCTCCAGGTGGGGAggattatttaagttttacatttagatCATCACTTTCCTTTGTGTGTTCTTCACTGTTACTGTCTGCTGTTGTTTCCTTAGATGGGAAGAAGTATGACGCTTGTTTGATGTTTTACAAAAGCAGCTCAGGTGTAGAGCTGGGAAAGGCTGACAGGAAGTGGCTGGAAGGCGTCTTGGAAGAACGTTTCGGATACAGTCTCTGCCTCCTCAGTGAGAACTTCTCAGAAGATAACGGTATGGAAGTGTACTTCTATCCCTGCATGATCTCCTGAACTGACCTTCGTTTGTATCGTTTGCAGAGTCTGTGTCCGAGTGC
It contains:
- the LOC112160288 gene encoding coiled-coil domain-containing protein 81; this encodes MMDIIGLLKEEDTRGSRFLSQLSKKDFEFVWGAISFYIERQMTLQKGVHLPGLGTFTFSQQNLDIGHKFIRNQQPIFIVAGKLAGCLGLKQDAPLAAATHLPVVQLNFAAVSQDSPFSREVVEGCFRETLELLYGALASQKHVSLPFKGVGILSFNNNKVQMKFNRDFLNATSRTVRLQTGLNLRADSKVSSIPNKPQLKNSVLQLNVSLSHKGKAIGKDRGSLSAKTDQRRNAKEVAHQKESKSHQTLQPAKLKAVTMTEELNPNPLMEAMNKHIPTDPIHQKPLNIGEHLLKVHPSSHTHAGQELCHLCIQRAQRNTPVYLREQQEAQERAQEKLLLLHRHRKEEQDMVQEAAKLAEQRERAKQTAALNLRTSEKKQKTSLPVLPRAFLFLTRRLTPPKWIQQHHYRSDLQSQIERRQKQEALDRQNIFLAECLAQVQLTQETALHNAQQHQQKQEKIKTYKEALDVQAGRALSRWSSTFGTLQIGLCKSSVQQLGMLNNKPNPS
- the LOC112160289 gene encoding interleukin-1 receptor accessory protein, which gives rise to MVKVHLTPLFLLTILSGVELLRPKVLYVREGEMVVLHCHLEADDSGLFWTIPSGQRMNQTSDTSTSADQSQMSVLIHGQSLVVLQTSMSHHGNYSCSLGNASSQIWFRLTVYTAQSSEYKEKNQYPATCFTQEPCTLYCPAANIPCTNISGISSRGITWSKEGETSLSQSHFPSVQQNDSGVYTCNRSYTYKGQTYYKTFAVVLNVQTNEQLGESMILSPKQNQEFQVDLGSTVVIDCKAVVTSEADEVFWLSGTSFVEKDDSLPVFYNYSWEQGAKDIETTASLIFKKVSEDDLLRNYTCKLQSDHQSSTFVTIVLTPKARDLSVIICIVGIIVVVLVASAVFKFRIDLALFLRDTLGCYGTPPDGKKYDACLMFYKSSSGVELGKADRKWLEGVLEERFGYSLCLLSENFSEDNESVSECIEQSRTLILFPSSSDSHPGSDLLIKIRAALAEKNTCLILIKPETKRASSTESTSEVLQHLSRAGNCVVWKGRSSMEPKSSFWKLLRFHLSAPQHPPRLLPEELALTDHCQHA